The DNA sequence TAAAATGCGTGCCTCTTATATTATCTGGCAAAAGCTCATGCAATTCTAACATAAATTTACCAACTGTATAAATTTTATCTATATTATTTTCTGTGACAATCTTAACCAAATCTGTATGAAATTCTATGCTTTTATCACCAAGTTCCAACATATCACCAAGCAAAGCTACTTTTCTCTGATTAGAATATGTACTCAAAGTTTTTATTGCAGTTTTCATCGAAGCAGGGCTGGCGTTATAGGAGTCATCAATTAAATGTATATATTTTCTATTGTATTTGACCTTATGAATATTGCCTCTACCTTTCGCTACACTAAAATTCTTAAGTGCAAGTGGTAATTTTGATAAATCAAGTCTGAGGCTTTGCACAACTGCTGCAACAGCAAGTAGCGAATAAGCAAAATGCTCACCTTGCACACGTAAATTACAGTTTATAGTTTGATTATTATTTAGTCTTATTTTTAAATTTAACCTGTCATCGTTTCTTATTATGTCTAATAAGCAAACTTCAGCATTTTTATCTTTACCGAGGCTTATTACATTTCTATTGGCGCATGATGAGAGATAATCATAGTATTTATTATCTCTGTTCAAGACCAAAGTACCGTTATTTTTCGTACCATACAGAATTTCTAACTTCGCTTGTGCAACGTCAAATAGTGATGAAAAATTTTCAACATGTGCAGGTTCGATATTGGTAATAACTGCAATATCCGGATTGCTAATCTTCGATAACTCTTTTATTTCACCAGCTCTATTCATTCCCATTTCAAGGATTAAGTACTGGCAGTTTTTTGGGGCTTTTAGAATCGTAAAAGGCAATCCTATATTATTATTCAAGTTACCTTCGTTTGCATGAGACACTCCATATTGCGATAAAACAGTGTGCAGCATGTCCTTTGTAGTGGTTTTCCCGACACTACCTGTGATTGTGATAACTTTAGCATTAACAAGAACATTTCTAATGTAATATGATGCAATATTATGCAAAGCTTTTAGAGTATCTTGCACAACAATTAGAGGAAAATTTCTATATTTATCTTCACTTACTACCGCAGCAGCAGCTCCTTTTAAAAACGCTTCATGCAAAAAATTATGGCCATCAAAATTCCTTCCCTTGAGTGCAATAAATAAATCACCTTTTTTTATGCTTCTTGTGTCCGCTGAAATATTTAAGTTATGTATCCAATTACAACCATTTATGTCTCTTCCGCCAGTTGCATCAATGATATTATTTGTGTTCCATTTAACCATAATTTAGAGAGTATTCTTTATAATAAATTGAACAATAAAAGTAGCAAAAATACTACATGTTTTAGACAATGTGCAAATAATGGTTGCAATCTCCATAATTTCATCTTATAATGGATATATAAGTTTAAATATTTTTGTCTATAATTAGATATGGTGTAGGGTCTGGTTGTAGGAAGTGCCTTGGAGGTATGTATGTTAACAGGAGAAAA is a window from the Wolbachia endosymbiont of Armadillidium arcangelii genome containing:
- a CDS encoding UDP-N-acetylmuramoyl-tripeptide--D-alanyl-D-alanine ligase produces the protein MVKWNTNNIIDATGGRDINGCNWIHNLNISADTRSIKKGDLFIALKGRNFDGHNFLHEAFLKGAAAAVVSEDKYRNFPLIVVQDTLKALHNIASYYIRNVLVNAKVITITGSVGKTTTKDMLHTVLSQYGVSHANEGNLNNNIGLPFTILKAPKNCQYLILEMGMNRAGEIKELSKISNPDIAVITNIEPAHVENFSSLFDVAQAKLEILYGTKNNGTLVLNRDNKYYDYLSSCANRNVISLGKDKNAEVCLLDIIRNDDRLNLKIRLNNNQTINCNLRVQGEHFAYSLLAVAAVVQSLRLDLSKLPLALKNFSVAKGRGNIHKVKYNRKYIHLIDDSYNASPASMKTAIKTLSTYSNQRKVALLGDMLELGDKSIEFHTDLVKIVTENNIDKIYTVGKFMLELHELLPDNIRGTHFNDSNQLKSDLANIIQNNDAILVKGSREMKMDLIVREFIIEY